A single window of Zea mays cultivar B73 chromosome 10, Zm-B73-REFERENCE-NAM-5.0, whole genome shotgun sequence DNA harbors:
- the LOC100277980 gene encoding uncharacterized protein LOC100277980, with amino-acid sequence MVQRPAAAGDRAGEGWSRVADQPAAAGGSSGGRWRDRRHHHQQQQELVLRRLLPINKAKACRFKRSCFSEEDDAASSAMLLLACVVCAPSL; translated from the coding sequence ATGGTTCAGCGGCCGGCTGCAGCCGGCGATCGGGCAGGCGAAGGGTGGAGCCGGGTGGCGGACCAGCCGGCCGCGGCGGGAGGCAGCAGCGGGGGGCGGTGGCGGGATCGTCGCCATCATCATCAGCAGCAGCAGGAGCTGGTGCTGCGTCGGCTGCTGCCGATCAACAAGGCCAAGGCGTGCCGGTTCAAGCGCAGCTGCTTCAGCGAGGAGGACGACGCCGCCTCCTCCGCCATGCTTCTGCTCGCCTGCGTCGTCTGCGCCCCCTCCCTTTGA